The following coding sequences are from one Arthrobacter crystallopoietes window:
- a CDS encoding sugar phosphate isomerase/epimerase family protein, producing the protein MTFHPRLGCSTISFRHLDLQAALETIDGLGFMEIDLGALPGVCDHVPYVLDESAVAYVAKTVAASGLRVRSINGDIGDLNRPLGPQERAERTRHLDMLLALAEQTNAQALVLPCGALAHNPVGTLDDDLDLVAAELTAAAARAAAAGVEIWTESLHLFRLCYDIERAQQLTDRLACTDVRLVMDFSHIVASGGSPEEFINRFHERISHVHLRDAVPGDINLSIGNGEADFASGLKKLADKGYTGHFSLELETRDVTHDERPAAAARAAATITNLI; encoded by the coding sequence ATGACGTTCCATCCCCGCTTGGGTTGTTCCACCATCAGCTTCCGACACTTGGACCTGCAGGCTGCGCTGGAGACTATTGACGGACTCGGTTTCATGGAGATCGACCTCGGCGCACTCCCCGGTGTCTGCGACCACGTGCCCTACGTTCTCGACGAGTCCGCGGTTGCCTACGTTGCCAAGACCGTGGCGGCTTCCGGGCTGCGGGTCCGTTCCATCAACGGCGATATCGGCGACCTCAACCGGCCACTCGGTCCTCAGGAACGCGCGGAGCGGACGCGGCACCTGGACATGCTGCTCGCCCTCGCGGAGCAGACCAACGCGCAGGCCCTGGTCCTGCCGTGCGGCGCGCTCGCCCATAACCCTGTAGGCACTCTCGACGACGACCTTGACCTGGTGGCCGCCGAACTTACCGCAGCCGCCGCGCGGGCCGCTGCTGCCGGCGTCGAAATTTGGACGGAATCCTTGCACCTCTTCCGGCTCTGCTACGACATTGAGCGCGCTCAGCAGTTGACCGACCGGCTGGCCTGCACCGATGTGCGGCTGGTCATGGACTTCAGCCATATAGTCGCGTCCGGTGGCAGCCCGGAGGAATTCATCAACCGCTTCCATGAGCGGATCTCGCACGTCCATCTGCGCGATGCGGTGCCGGGGGACATCAACCTCAGCATCGGCAACGGCGAGGCCGACTTCGCCTCCGGGCTGAAGAAACTGGCGGACAAGGGCTACACCGGCCACTTTTCACTCGAACTCGAGACCCGCGACGTCACCCATGACGAACGACCGGCCGCGGCGGCCCGCGCCGCGGCAACCATCACCAACCTCATCTAA
- a CDS encoding MFS transporter: MGNEALTMRGPVHGTKDAKRVAIGSGVGAVIETYDFIGFGTAAALYFGTAFFPSADPLTGTLAAFATLGVGFAARPLGGIIGGHLGDKLGRKPVLVASLILMGLATFAIGLLPTYAQVGLLAPALLVAVRVIQGLAFGAEWGGAILMSYEHAPWKQKGKYTGIVQAGFPVGLLLANLVFLFSVHLGNEWAWRVPFLASIVLVAVGLIIRSKVPESPVFEDVKDKGDIVKSPIVEVIRTDWRNIVRGFGLRIAETAGYAVSITYMISYLHSSELANKTETLTALCIASAVGIFATMAWGKLTDVVGRRPVYIVSCAFAVVFGIPMFLMVNTGMFLFVIATVVIAYAVCQNSLAGAQGAWFPELFQAKTRSSGASLAYQFSAMVSGFTPFITTLLFVALGWMGPALLFSAYGAIGLWAALATKETWGKRERRLADEAAATASPAKVSA, translated from the coding sequence ATGGGCAACGAAGCTCTGACAATGCGCGGACCAGTTCACGGCACCAAAGACGCCAAGCGCGTCGCAATCGGCTCAGGTGTTGGCGCTGTTATTGAGACCTATGACTTCATCGGCTTCGGCACTGCCGCGGCCCTCTACTTCGGTACAGCTTTCTTCCCCAGCGCTGATCCGCTGACCGGCACGCTCGCCGCGTTCGCCACGCTCGGTGTCGGCTTTGCCGCCCGTCCGCTGGGTGGGATTATCGGCGGGCACCTCGGCGACAAACTGGGCCGCAAGCCGGTTCTAGTGGCCTCGCTCATCCTCATGGGCCTGGCGACTTTCGCCATCGGCCTGCTGCCTACCTATGCACAGGTCGGCCTGCTGGCTCCGGCCCTCCTCGTGGCCGTGCGCGTCATCCAGGGCCTAGCCTTCGGTGCCGAGTGGGGTGGGGCCATCCTGATGAGCTACGAGCATGCACCCTGGAAGCAGAAGGGGAAGTACACCGGCATCGTCCAGGCAGGATTCCCTGTCGGCTTGCTGCTGGCCAACCTGGTCTTCCTCTTCAGCGTCCATCTGGGCAACGAGTGGGCCTGGCGCGTTCCGTTCCTGGCCAGCATCGTGCTGGTGGCCGTCGGTCTGATCATCCGCTCCAAGGTTCCCGAGTCGCCGGTCTTTGAAGATGTGAAAGACAAGGGCGACATCGTTAAGTCCCCCATCGTGGAGGTCATCCGCACCGACTGGCGCAACATTGTGCGCGGGTTCGGCCTGCGCATTGCTGAGACCGCCGGCTACGCCGTCTCCATCACCTACATGATTTCCTACCTGCACAGCTCCGAGCTCGCCAACAAGACCGAGACCTTGACTGCCCTGTGCATCGCTTCCGCCGTGGGCATCTTCGCCACCATGGCCTGGGGCAAGCTCACGGATGTGGTCGGACGCCGTCCCGTTTACATCGTTTCCTGCGCCTTCGCCGTAGTGTTCGGCATCCCGATGTTCCTGATGGTCAACACAGGTATGTTCCTGTTTGTCATCGCCACAGTGGTGATCGCCTACGCCGTTTGCCAGAACTCCCTGGCCGGCGCCCAGGGTGCCTGGTTCCCGGAGCTATTCCAGGCCAAGACCCGCTCCTCCGGTGCCTCGCTGGCGTACCAGTTCTCGGCCATGGTCTCCGGCTTCACCCCGTTCATCACCACACTGCTGTTCGTGGCACTCGGGTGGATGGGTCCGGCGCTGCTATTCAGCGCTTACGGAGCCATCGGTCTATGGGCCGCGCTGGCGACCAAGGAAACCTGGGGCAAGCGGGAGCGCCGCTTGGCGGACGAGGCCGCAGCCACTGCCAGTCCGGCCAAAGTAAGCGCCTGA